Proteins encoded within one genomic window of uncultured Desulfobacter sp.:
- a CDS encoding IS1634 family transposase: protein MEQFEAQFNQVDVLPMVKHYMDELHLFNLFTKYVPGAPNSLAEHAESLCVLTANIICENKPLYKIQDWLAKYSDDLAAEPVEAKLFNDDRLARSLSALFEADRHSLMTEASANAIATHDLLTDEVHNDSTTVTFIGKYDNPDPQAVKLKHGHNKDFRPDCKQVVFGLNITSDGHVPLSYELFDGNTCDDVTHIPNWNGLRALLGKEQFIYVADCKLCGQDNLDHIDKNGGLFITIVPKGRKEVKLFYQYLKKNDAEWKHVFVTESSRKKNKLNTYKTYEAEPTQKGYRIIFVHSSAKQDDDKGRRQKKIDKAVSQLEELVPKLNAYHLKTKKEIKTAVDSICKSVQDFIDVKIITERKQVRVKLSPGRPSRRKSEYKNKWAYSHSIEWKLNEKALLEASRTDGIFPLITNTSLEAGDVLKRYKNQPFLEKRMYTKKTVLEVAPVFLKKEKRIEAMLFLYFIALMIVSLIERKIRMNMAKEEIEQLPILPQKMNTKKPTWSNIRYYFRNIHYSKINKNGICIQSAVKGLNSLHEQVCSLLEIPSEVYNTLHGRWWQFRAT, encoded by the coding sequence ATGGAACAATTTGAAGCACAGTTCAACCAGGTTGATGTTCTGCCAATGGTCAAGCATTATATGGATGAACTTCATCTGTTCAATCTTTTTACCAAGTATGTCCCCGGGGCACCTAACAGCCTGGCTGAACATGCAGAAAGCCTATGTGTCCTTACGGCAAATATCATTTGTGAAAATAAGCCATTATATAAAATTCAGGATTGGTTGGCCAAGTACTCCGACGATCTTGCTGCAGAACCGGTTGAAGCAAAGCTGTTCAATGATGACCGGTTAGCCAGATCCCTTTCTGCCCTTTTCGAGGCAGACCGCCATTCGCTTATGACAGAGGCCTCGGCTAACGCAATTGCGACCCATGATCTGCTGACCGATGAAGTCCACAATGACAGCACCACAGTGACCTTCATCGGTAAATATGACAACCCCGATCCTCAGGCCGTCAAACTCAAACACGGCCACAACAAAGATTTCAGACCTGATTGCAAACAGGTCGTATTTGGCCTGAATATCACTTCCGACGGCCATGTGCCGTTAAGTTATGAACTTTTTGATGGCAACACTTGCGACGATGTCACCCATATTCCAAACTGGAATGGCCTACGCGCACTATTGGGTAAGGAACAGTTTATTTACGTAGCCGACTGTAAGCTTTGCGGCCAGGACAACTTGGATCACATCGACAAAAACGGCGGGTTATTCATCACTATTGTCCCAAAGGGCCGTAAAGAGGTGAAACTATTTTACCAGTATTTGAAAAAAAATGATGCTGAATGGAAACATGTTTTTGTTACCGAAAGTTCACGCAAAAAAAATAAGCTCAACACCTACAAAACCTATGAGGCAGAACCAACGCAAAAAGGTTACCGCATTATTTTTGTACATAGCAGCGCAAAACAAGACGATGACAAAGGTCGCCGGCAAAAGAAGATAGATAAAGCTGTTTCACAATTGGAGGAGTTAGTACCCAAGCTAAACGCGTATCATCTAAAAACCAAGAAGGAAATTAAAACAGCAGTTGATAGCATTTGCAAAAGTGTCCAAGACTTTATTGATGTAAAAATTATCACCGAACGTAAACAAGTCAGAGTGAAATTGTCACCTGGCCGTCCTTCTCGAAGGAAAAGCGAATACAAAAATAAATGGGCATATTCTCATAGTATTGAATGGAAGCTTAATGAAAAAGCCCTTTTAGAAGCGTCGAGGACTGATGGAATTTTCCCCCTGATTACCAACACTTCCTTAGAGGCTGGCGATGTTTTGAAAAGATACAAAAACCAACCCTTTCTTGAAAAACGCATGTATACCAAAAAGACGGTTTTGGAAGTAGCCCCGGTTTTTCTTAAGAAAGAAAAACGGATCGAGGCCATGCTTTTTTTGTATTTTATAGCCTTGATGATTGTGTCTCTTATCGAACGTAAAATCCGCATGAACATGGCCAAAGAGGAGATAGAACAGCTTCCAATTTTACCTCAGAAAATGAATACAAAAAAGCCGACCTGGAGCAACATCCGTTACTACTTTCGAAATATCCATTACTCAAAAATAAACAAAAACGGAATTTGCATTCAATCAGCGGTAAAAGGTCTCAACTCTCTGCATGAGCAGGTTTGTTCACTTTTAGAAATTCCCAGTGAGGTGTACAATACCCTCCATGGCCGCTGGTGGCAGTTCCGGGCTACTTGA
- a CDS encoding transposase codes for MRNVSYKPDTILKPFGIFLPAHDESYIYFTESNATADFMVDCLEDLWPMLKTRFKPHTIAINADNGPENNSRRSQFMKRLVNFAIRHEVSICLIYYPPYHSKYNPVERLWGILENHWKGQLLDSVDKVVGLARTMTYNGIHPVAKLITKIYEKGVKIGEKAMERLEEMIERIRGIEKWAVDIPCY; via the coding sequence ATGCGAAATGTAAGTTATAAGCCGGACACAATATTAAAACCTTTTGGGATTTTTTTGCCGGCGCACGATGAGAGCTACATATATTTTACTGAAAGTAATGCTACAGCCGATTTTATGGTGGATTGTTTAGAAGATCTTTGGCCGATGCTAAAAACACGATTCAAGCCACATACCATTGCCATCAATGCCGACAATGGGCCAGAAAATAATAGCCGTAGAAGTCAATTTATGAAAAGGCTTGTTAACTTTGCAATCAGACACGAAGTCAGCATTTGTTTGATTTATTACCCTCCTTATCACAGCAAATATAACCCGGTTGAGAGGTTGTGGGGGATTCTTGAAAATCACTGGAAAGGGCAATTATTAGACAGTGTTGATAAAGTGGTGGGTTTAGCAAGAACGATGACTTACAATGGCATTCATCCAGTAGCAAAGCTTATAACCAAAATCTATGAAAAGGGCGTCAAGATTGGAGAAAAGGCTATGGAACGATTAGAAGAGATGATCGAAAGGATTCGCGGTATCGAAAAGTGGGCTGTTGATATCCCTTGTTATTAA
- a CDS encoding phosphate/phosphite/phosphonate ABC transporter substrate-binding protein, which yields MPRKTTIIERLIASSIALILFFLFTGFKQIEGHEQTKVNVLVIALYGVEIAKVEWQPTIDHLQSSLPQYEFKLIPVPPIELHRIKELVASQEIDFVITQPAIYVDLELNFGISRILTMVKKEGLSEFGSTLITRSDSGIKTIKDLHGKTICGAAKLGFGGWLVGYKEMLDNGFDPYKDAKEVKFLGDQTKEIQAVLDGVIDVAVIRTGMLEKFSGSNRINLDDFRVLAPKNYPDFPLVVSSELYPEWAFAKTRNSTNELSKAVAIALLSLKKDSPVTQKAGFQEWTLPYDYQPVHKLLKELHVEPYKDYGIITVREFIAQHMTETVIIFVLATSILLMSLKIYLSNITLSKEISARKQAEAELKKHVKELNRAFDEIKTLRGIIPICSYCKKIRDDKGAWDILEAYICNHSEAQFSHGVCPECYKKQMEDLDKEQKETEQSR from the coding sequence ATGCCAAGGAAAACAACTATTATAGAACGTCTTATCGCAAGTTCAATTGCATTAATCTTGTTCTTTTTGTTTACCGGATTTAAACAAATTGAGGGCCATGAACAGACAAAGGTAAACGTCCTGGTTATTGCACTCTATGGCGTTGAAATCGCCAAGGTTGAATGGCAACCGACCATCGACCATCTCCAATCGTCTCTACCACAATATGAATTCAAGTTAATTCCTGTTCCGCCGATTGAACTCCACCGCATCAAGGAACTTGTTGCCAGCCAGGAAATAGATTTTGTTATCACCCAACCGGCAATCTATGTGGATCTCGAGTTGAACTTTGGCATATCCCGCATCCTCACAATGGTAAAAAAAGAAGGCCTGTCCGAGTTCGGCTCAACATTGATTACTCGTTCTGACAGTGGGATAAAAACAATAAAAGACTTACACGGAAAAACCATCTGTGGTGCTGCCAAGCTTGGTTTTGGCGGTTGGTTGGTCGGCTACAAGGAGATGCTGGATAATGGCTTTGATCCTTATAAAGATGCCAAAGAAGTGAAGTTTCTTGGCGACCAGACCAAGGAGATACAGGCTGTATTGGATGGCGTTATAGATGTCGCGGTTATTAGAACTGGTATGTTGGAGAAGTTCTCAGGATCGAACCGAATTAATCTTGATGATTTTCGTGTTTTAGCACCCAAGAATTATCCTGACTTTCCCCTGGTGGTAAGCTCAGAGCTTTATCCGGAATGGGCTTTCGCGAAGACCCGCAATTCAACAAATGAGTTAAGCAAGGCTGTTGCTATAGCTCTGCTTTCGCTGAAAAAAGACAGCCCGGTAACTCAAAAGGCAGGGTTCCAGGAATGGACGCTGCCCTACGACTATCAACCGGTTCATAAGCTTTTAAAAGAATTGCACGTCGAGCCTTATAAGGATTACGGCATAATCACTGTACGTGAATTCATCGCCCAGCATATGACCGAGACCGTAATCATTTTTGTCCTTGCAACTTCAATCTTACTAATGTCATTAAAGATATATCTCTCAAACATCACTCTTTCTAAAGAAATTTCCGCACGTAAACAAGCAGAAGCGGAACTAAAAAAACATGTTAAAGAACTCAATAGAGCTTTTGATGAGATTAAAACATTACGCGGAATTATCCCTATTTGCAGTTATTGTAAGAAAATTCGTGATGATAAAGGCGCTTGGGATATATTAGAAGCTTATATATGCAATCACTCTGAAGCTCAATTTAGCCATGGGGTATGTCCAGAATGCTACAAAAAACAAATGGAGGATTTGGACAAAGAACAGAAGGAAACCGAACAATCGCGTTAA
- a CDS encoding SLC13 family permease — MLQKTNGGFGQRTEGNRTIALTLPRKTCRSSVFLASVADLIIPLIVVSFMLRGKTVGNKTEQNGLKTTTKLERNLMFIVGLGSLVMVPIFKETTHLPPFMGVLCGLGVLWVVGELVHRQKSDEDKQPLTMVHALTKIDMASIVFFIGILLAVATLEDSHILNSLAAWLNQTIGNQSIIVAVIGVISSIIDNVPLVAASMGMYDIHQFATDNFLWTFLAFCAGTGGSLLIIGSAAGVAAMGLEKINFFWYVKKISGLTVLGYIAGILVFLAQFKLLN; from the coding sequence ATGCTACAAAAAACAAATGGAGGATTTGGACAAAGAACAGAAGGAAACCGAACAATCGCGTTAACGCTACCCCGCAAGACCTGCCGGTCTTCAGTTTTTTTAGCATCGGTCGCAGATCTTATTATTCCTCTGATTGTTGTCAGCTTTATGCTGCGGGGCAAGACCGTGGGAAACAAAACGGAACAAAACGGACTTAAAACAACCACAAAGCTTGAACGGAACCTGATGTTCATTGTCGGCTTAGGATCATTGGTCATGGTGCCGATATTCAAGGAAACAACCCATTTACCGCCCTTTATGGGAGTCCTTTGCGGCCTTGGCGTTCTCTGGGTGGTGGGAGAGCTTGTGCACAGACAAAAGTCAGACGAGGACAAACAGCCGTTGACCATGGTGCATGCCCTGACCAAAATCGATATGGCTTCCATTGTCTTTTTCATCGGTATCCTGCTGGCAGTGGCGACCCTGGAAGATTCACACATTCTAAACAGCCTTGCGGCCTGGCTTAATCAGACCATTGGAAACCAGAGCATTATCGTTGCCGTGATCGGTGTCATCAGCTCAATCATCGACAATGTGCCCCTGGTGGCCGCGTCCATGGGCATGTATGATATCCATCAATTTGCCACGGATAATTTTTTGTGGACCTTTCTGGCGTTTTGTGCAGGCACCGGCGGCTCTTTACTGATCATTGGCTCGGCTGCAGGCGTTGCGGCCATGGGCCTGGAGAAAATCAACTTTTTCTGGTATGTGAAAAAAATCAGCGGACTGACTGTGCTTGGTTATATTGCAGGCATCCTGGTTTTTCTGGCTCAGTTTAAACTGCTCAATTAG
- a CDS encoding IS1634 family transposase has protein sequence MNIPGTEEWNFTDVKFLPIFKEYAKRINLVETINTMTDSKMDLSPGDAVLGMIMDTVSGRTPLYRLEEAFDEMDTELLFGKPISPDKFNDTNLGRVLDKLFETGTQKIFSQISQNAIGCFKLDTRHHHFDTTSVSVFGAYEDHPDTQLNITYGYSKDKRPDLKQFMVSMLCVDRNIPIIGKTQDGNASDKTLNNELLSHISSHMAEHGFKPGASIYVADSAFVTTDNLIAAEGNGIRFLSRLPANFNECKHAIAQAVAADNWVDIGALAESQSEKKPPASYRYYETTATIGDGAYRAIVYHSSAHDKRRQKRIDRILKTSKDQLEKKIKEATLQPFKCRPDAEVAAGTLVKAADKSLYNLRAEIIDVPKYGKGRPKKGEARKPKSIEYELKATVEEDPEKTEKIRLEAGCFVLITNVPAQADEQEWPGVELLRLYKEQDGIEKNFGFLKDPAIVNAIFLKKPKRVEALGLILLLSLLLWRLIERNLKLHVKKTGKRLPGWKKKPTNSPTAFMMTTKFLSILVITVGRQRKLAKPLNDTQVQYLRALDVPPECFFVP, from the coding sequence ATGAACATCCCAGGTACCGAGGAATGGAATTTCACAGATGTAAAATTTCTTCCGATTTTCAAAGAGTACGCCAAACGTATCAATCTGGTTGAAACGATCAATACCATGACAGATAGCAAAATGGATCTATCGCCAGGTGATGCGGTGCTTGGGATGATTATGGATACGGTCTCCGGAAGGACTCCTTTGTACAGACTTGAAGAAGCTTTCGACGAAATGGATACCGAGTTGCTTTTTGGCAAACCCATCAGCCCCGATAAATTTAACGACACAAATCTGGGGCGGGTATTGGACAAACTTTTTGAGACTGGAACTCAAAAGATATTTTCCCAGATTTCCCAAAACGCCATTGGTTGTTTTAAACTGGATACGCGCCACCACCACTTTGATACGACCTCTGTCTCCGTCTTTGGCGCTTACGAAGATCACCCCGATACGCAATTGAATATCACCTACGGTTACAGCAAGGATAAACGTCCGGATTTGAAGCAGTTCATGGTGTCCATGTTGTGTGTAGACCGAAATATTCCGATCATAGGAAAAACCCAGGACGGGAATGCTTCAGACAAGACCCTGAACAATGAGCTTTTATCTCATATCTCATCACACATGGCCGAACATGGGTTCAAGCCCGGTGCCTCCATTTATGTTGCAGATTCAGCCTTTGTGACCACAGATAATCTTATAGCTGCGGAGGGAAACGGCATCCGTTTTTTAAGCCGATTGCCAGCTAATTTCAATGAATGTAAGCATGCCATTGCCCAGGCTGTTGCAGCCGACAACTGGGTTGATATTGGGGCTTTGGCCGAAAGCCAAAGCGAAAAGAAACCGCCCGCATCCTATCGTTATTATGAAACAACCGCTACCATTGGTGATGGGGCCTACCGGGCCATTGTATATCACTCCAGTGCCCATGATAAAAGGCGTCAGAAACGCATCGACCGAATATTAAAAACCAGCAAAGACCAGCTGGAAAAGAAAATCAAAGAGGCGACTCTCCAACCCTTCAAATGTCGCCCGGATGCAGAGGTGGCAGCCGGCACTTTGGTCAAAGCAGCAGACAAAAGCCTTTACAACTTGCGAGCAGAGATCATTGACGTACCCAAATACGGCAAAGGACGTCCCAAAAAAGGGGAAGCCAGGAAGCCGAAATCCATTGAATATGAACTGAAGGCAACTGTCGAAGAAGATCCAGAAAAAACAGAAAAGATCAGACTTGAAGCGGGCTGTTTTGTACTCATAACCAACGTTCCGGCCCAGGCTGACGAACAGGAGTGGCCAGGAGTCGAGCTCCTCAGGCTTTACAAAGAACAGGATGGGATCGAAAAAAATTTCGGGTTCCTGAAAGATCCAGCCATTGTGAATGCCATCTTTCTGAAGAAGCCGAAACGGGTGGAAGCGCTTGGGCTAATTCTCCTGCTTTCTTTGTTGCTCTGGCGGCTAATAGAACGAAACTTGAAGCTGCATGTAAAAAAGACGGGGAAACGGTTGCCTGGCTGGAAAAAAAAGCCCACAAATAGTCCGACGGCCTTTATGATGACTACGAAGTTTCTTAGCATATTAGTTATAACCGTTGGAAGACAACGAAAATTAGCAAAGCCGCTAAATGATACTCAAGTGCAGTACCTTAGAGCCTTGGACGTCCCGCCGGAATGCTTTTTTGTTCCGTAA
- a CDS encoding Hsp20/alpha crystallin family protein, with protein MDRVQEIKKQDEKNVEKTRQLYKATPSVDIYENEDEILLHADMPGVVKENISVDIDNGTLSISGVRKLETKGAATYDVFSAPSIDKTHTILNNIKSTC; from the coding sequence ATGGATAGAGTACAGGAAATCAAAAAACAAGACGAAAAAAACGTTGAAAAGACGCGTCAATTGTATAAAGCAACGCCATCTGTAGATATTTATGAAAATGAAGATGAAATTCTTCTCCACGCGGACATGCCCGGGGTAGTGAAAGAAAATATTTCAGTTGATATTGATAATGGGACGCTATCCATATCCGGTGTCAGAAAATTGGAAACAAAAGGGGCGGCAACATATGACGTATTTTCCGCACCTTCAATCGACAAAACACATACAATTTTAAATAATATAAAATCAACATGTTAA
- a CDS encoding Hsp20/alpha crystallin family protein, which translates to MFTRIGDIDRLFGTMNLLQRKLDDLYGDYGSPSGYRWELESAAPRTNLYEHGDNFEIRAEVPGLEKGDLNVKIQGNYLEISGERGSDAPKGYKTHKTERGIGSFSRSFTLPADVDSTKAEATLKNGVLYLTLPKHEAAKPKKISIS; encoded by the coding sequence ATGTTTACAAGAATTGGTGATATCGACAGATTGTTCGGGACCATGAATCTTCTTCAAAGGAAGCTGGACGATCTTTATGGCGATTATGGAAGCCCATCCGGTTACAGATGGGAATTAGAATCCGCTGCGCCCAGGACCAATCTCTATGAGCATGGCGACAATTTTGAAATTAGGGCCGAAGTTCCAGGACTTGAAAAGGGTGATTTAAATGTAAAAATTCAGGGAAACTATCTTGAAATCAGCGGCGAAAGAGGATCCGATGCTCCCAAAGGGTACAAAACCCATAAAACCGAAAGAGGGATTGGTTCTTTTTCCAGAAGTTTTACATTGCCTGCCGATGTTGACTCAACCAAAGCTGAAGCCACGCTTAAAAACGGCGTGCTTTATCTTACACTTCCCAAGCACGAGGCCGCAAAACCCAAAAAGATAAGCATCAGTTAA
- a CDS encoding DnaJ domain-containing protein → MPKDYYLILGITSDATLDDIKDAYRRRAKEFHPDHYGDNHSPFLAVQEAYSILSDPIKRQTHDLELSQKKKRRPQYGECMKSRPKTQVEPLIPEQEQPMDLGTGDLSRACNTNRPSFDDLFDRLFYDYKHSPKPKSEDFRQLNVVITLTPEQAFQGGQIKVTLPAQQKCPSCSGQGWIDGYGCRRCRRKGMLPEAYPVMISYPSGISDHHVVQIPLDTHGFKNLYLTVHFRISTMF, encoded by the coding sequence ATGCCAAAAGATTATTACCTTATTTTAGGAATTACTTCAGATGCAACCCTGGATGATATCAAAGACGCATACAGACGGCGTGCCAAAGAATTTCATCCGGATCATTATGGAGATAACCATTCTCCGTTCCTTGCAGTTCAGGAGGCGTATTCCATACTGTCAGATCCAATTAAACGACAGACACATGACCTTGAGCTAAGTCAAAAAAAAAAGCGACGGCCCCAGTATGGGGAATGTATGAAATCCCGCCCAAAAACACAAGTTGAGCCACTCATACCTGAACAGGAACAACCGATGGATTTGGGAACTGGCGATCTGTCACGCGCGTGTAATACCAACAGGCCATCATTTGACGATTTATTCGACAGGCTGTTTTACGATTACAAGCACAGTCCCAAACCGAAAAGCGAAGATTTTAGGCAACTCAATGTCGTTATCACACTAACACCTGAACAGGCATTTCAGGGGGGACAAATTAAGGTAACCCTGCCGGCACAACAAAAATGTCCATCCTGCTCCGGTCAAGGTTGGATTGACGGATACGGATGCCGGCGATGCCGCAGAAAAGGTATGTTGCCAGAAGCGTATCCGGTCATGATAAGCTATCCGTCAGGTATATCAGATCATCATGTGGTTCAAATCCCCCTGGACACCCATGGGTTTAAAAATCTTTATTTGACGGTACATTTTCGCATCAGCACAATGTTTTAA
- a CDS encoding diguanylate cyclase gives MLSQLKKYILDHEDWLMEKILNYAKQQGYTEYTSTLREAWRLSISGLSKSLIATLNAKGLDLELGPHEKYISDPASQFGIIEAQEHRKRGVSIDMFLGLMKYYRQSYSDLIRESNFEDQIKFQYEQIIKRFFDRVEIGFCLKWAPVKDESIVKDLQLSNRVMTNEKNKYLTIFESLSMPVFIVTFDGIVENMNHAASKMLNYDTVPGTQYYGEKDSHPLLFIQIFPWLDSFFKRFKAGSDKIKTFETMINDENQFFFISFSRSLDISGKFSDSVIVIIEDITERKTMEKELEKLATTDPLTGAKNRRSFLNLFRKEMKRSLRYNYSLALFMIDIDHFKKINDNFGHDTGDKVLRLLVAKSFSVLRESDLFGRWGGEEFILLLPEIDIHQAYSAAERLRDVLAKSELMSNDGVNIRFTVSIGFTILRNKNISMDGAIKKADKALYLAKKQGRNRAVFLESQSEQ, from the coding sequence ATGCTGTCCCAACTTAAAAAATACATTTTAGACCATGAAGATTGGCTTATGGAAAAGATTTTAAATTATGCCAAACAGCAGGGATATACTGAGTATACTTCCACCTTGAGAGAAGCATGGCGGCTTTCAATTTCAGGTTTATCTAAATCATTGATTGCTACTTTGAATGCGAAAGGTTTAGATCTTGAACTGGGCCCACATGAAAAATACATTTCTGACCCTGCATCGCAGTTTGGCATTATTGAAGCCCAAGAACATAGAAAAAGAGGGGTTAGCATAGATATGTTTTTAGGGCTCATGAAATATTATCGTCAATCCTATTCAGATCTAATACGGGAATCGAATTTTGAGGATCAAATTAAATTTCAATATGAACAGATTATCAAAAGATTTTTTGACCGAGTTGAAATAGGATTTTGTTTAAAATGGGCACCTGTAAAAGACGAAAGCATTGTTAAAGATTTGCAACTTAGCAATCGTGTGATGACCAATGAAAAAAATAAATATCTCACAATTTTTGAGAGTTTATCAATGCCTGTCTTCATTGTGACGTTCGATGGGATTGTTGAAAATATGAATCATGCCGCATCCAAGATGCTCAATTACGATACTGTCCCGGGGACACAATACTATGGTGAGAAAGACTCACATCCGCTGCTTTTCATACAAATATTCCCATGGTTAGATAGTTTTTTTAAAAGATTTAAGGCCGGGTCTGACAAGATAAAAACATTTGAAACAATGATAAATGATGAAAACCAGTTCTTTTTTATTTCTTTTTCTCGCTCTCTCGATATTTCAGGTAAGTTCTCTGATTCTGTAATTGTGATCATTGAGGATATTACAGAAAGAAAAACAATGGAAAAAGAATTAGAAAAGTTAGCCACTACGGACCCCTTAACCGGAGCTAAAAACAGAAGATCTTTTCTAAATTTATTTAGAAAAGAAATGAAACGGTCTTTAAGATATAATTATAGTTTAGCACTGTTTATGATTGATATTGATCATTTCAAAAAAATAAATGACAATTTTGGTCATGACACAGGCGACAAAGTATTAAGGCTGCTTGTTGCCAAGAGCTTCAGCGTACTGAGAGAGTCAGATCTTTTTGGCAGATGGGGCGGAGAAGAATTTATTTTACTTCTTCCTGAAATTGATATTCACCAAGCATATTCCGCAGCTGAAAGATTGAGAGATGTATTGGCGAAAAGTGAACTCATGAGTAACGATGGTGTAAATATAAGGTTTACAGTCAGTATCGGCTTCACGATTTTGAGAAATAAAAATATTTCTATGGATGGTGCCATCAAAAAAGCTGATAAAGCATTGTATCTGGCAAAAAAACAAGGACGGAATAGAGCCGTGTTCCTTGAAAGTCAAAGCGAGCAATGA
- a CDS encoding YbaK/EbsC family protein has protein sequence MSLEAVIEYFSKFNIDHRIMVLKNSTATVEEAAQAHGVDPDQIGKTLSFKIDQKPILIVVAGMAKIDNKKYKGIFSKKAKMLSKDEALEHTGHAVGGVCPFGLKNPIDVYLDVSLKKHAEIIPAAGDSYSSIKLTIEELEQYSNCIDWVDVCKYD, from the coding sequence ATGTCATTAGAAGCTGTTATTGAATACTTTTCAAAATTCAATATAGATCACCGTATCATGGTGTTAAAAAATTCTACTGCGACAGTTGAAGAGGCTGCCCAGGCACATGGGGTAGATCCTGACCAGATAGGGAAGACACTGTCGTTCAAGATTGATCAAAAACCGATTTTAATTGTCGTTGCAGGGATGGCTAAAATTGATAATAAAAAGTACAAGGGTATCTTCTCCAAGAAAGCCAAAATGCTCAGTAAGGATGAGGCCCTTGAGCATACCGGGCATGCAGTAGGCGGAGTTTGTCCTTTCGGCCTGAAGAACCCGATTGACGTATATCTGGATGTATCGTTGAAAAAACACGCAGAAATTATCCCCGCTGCCGGTGATAGCTATTCTTCAATAAAATTGACTATTGAAGAACTTGAGCAATATTCAAACTGTATAGATTGGGTTGACGTTTGTAAGTATGATTAA
- a CDS encoding integration host factor subunit alpha: MALTKQTIIESVSEKLDVESTTAKNIVEELLEIIKSTLAAEEDIMISGFGKFQVKKKAPRKGRNPATGKEMILDGRKVVIFKCSGKLKDKINEGQ; encoded by the coding sequence TTGGCACTTACCAAACAAACCATAATCGAATCAGTCTCAGAAAAACTTGACGTGGAATCCACTACAGCAAAAAATATAGTTGAAGAACTCCTTGAAATAATCAAATCCACCTTGGCGGCTGAAGAAGACATCATGATAAGCGGCTTCGGCAAGTTTCAAGTGAAGAAGAAGGCCCCAAGGAAGGGGCGGAATCCGGCCACCGGTAAAGAAATGATTTTGGATGGAAGGAAAGTCGTTATTTTTAAGTGTTCTGGTAAATTAAAGGACAAAATTAATGAGGGACAATAA